One genomic region from Nocardia vinacea encodes:
- a CDS encoding DUF4254 domain-containing protein: MFVRSSAPIIGGARALPDQRELVAAFGGHPVEPAREHPLIPLAHALADLHRQRHGDPLATAGIDCRRAELVSAIDTWVITRVPQRRSTAHIRAESIGATMDRMAAAYVHASHLLHTAEKVADDRVHAAWYRLALLADHWTDLIIGAAQDNPRTRRTA, from the coding sequence ATGTTCGTGCGTAGTAGCGCCCCGATCATCGGGGGTGCGAGAGCCCTGCCGGATCAGCGTGAATTGGTCGCTGCCTTCGGCGGACATCCGGTTGAGCCTGCTCGGGAGCATCCGCTCATTCCGCTGGCACACGCGCTCGCGGACCTGCACCGGCAGCGGCACGGCGATCCGCTCGCCACCGCCGGAATCGATTGCCGCCGAGCCGAACTCGTCTCCGCCATCGACACCTGGGTAATCACCCGGGTGCCGCAGCGGCGCTCGACCGCACATATCCGCGCCGAATCCATCGGCGCGACCATGGATCGAATGGCCGCCGCCTACGTCCACGCCAGCCACCTACTGCATACCGCCGAAAAGGTCGCCGACGACCGCGTCCACGCCGCCTGGTACCGCCTCGCCCTACTCGCCGACCACTGGACCGACCTCATCATCGGTGCCGCCCAAGACAACCCGCGCACCCGCCGAACCGCGTAG